A portion of the Streptomyces sp. NBC_01335 genome contains these proteins:
- a CDS encoding class I adenylate-forming enzyme family protein yields the protein MTAPRRAAAAPPPGSLLEVLAHRAALHPGRTALHNGGSSLDFGSWQRRSAALAAGLLARGLGPGEPVGLWYGSTRWTEYAVAYCAVLRAGGVAVPLSDRMAPAAAAHVLSDCRAVAVLHASDGPPPRLPEGVWAAPGDLIEAEAGEEAPDITLPAPGAPAQYLYTSGTTGLPKGVRATHANLAHGCTLDERRRPLRHSRTFLHSFPIGTNAGQTMLVNCLNAAATGVAAPQFTPLRFARLIEEHTVGSVFLVPATAIELLASPALSRCDLSSVRLVGSTAAALPQPVALRLSQVFEGAQIVNYYTSTEAAPAQITLLFDPGRPGSPGLPAALDQLRITDPEGRPVPAGEAGEIWLRSPASPRSYLGPEGSRTDVFQGRWVRMGDLGMLDDDGYLHLLDRERDVVKSGAYKVSTIQVENALHAHPEIADAAAFGIPHPVLGSVVAAVVVPRHGELDVPGLRSFLLDRLAAHELPARFLFRDSLPRNEGGKVLKRELHRLLDDEAIS from the coding sequence GTGACCGCGCCCCGGCGCGCGGCCGCCGCGCCGCCTCCCGGATCCCTGCTGGAGGTGCTGGCCCACCGGGCCGCACTCCACCCCGGCCGCACCGCGCTGCACAACGGCGGGAGCAGCCTCGACTTCGGCAGCTGGCAGCGCCGCTCCGCCGCCCTCGCCGCAGGCCTCCTCGCGCGCGGGCTGGGCCCCGGTGAGCCGGTGGGGCTGTGGTACGGCAGTACCCGCTGGACGGAGTACGCCGTCGCCTACTGCGCGGTTCTGCGGGCCGGCGGGGTCGCCGTACCGCTCAGTGACCGCATGGCACCGGCCGCCGCCGCGCACGTCCTGAGCGACTGCCGGGCGGTCGCCGTCCTGCACGCGTCGGACGGACCGCCGCCACGGCTGCCCGAGGGGGTGTGGGCGGCGCCGGGCGACCTGATCGAGGCCGAGGCCGGCGAGGAGGCGCCGGACATCACGCTGCCCGCTCCCGGCGCGCCCGCGCAGTACCTCTACACCTCCGGCACCACCGGCCTGCCCAAGGGTGTTCGGGCGACCCACGCCAACCTGGCCCACGGGTGCACCCTCGACGAACGACGCAGGCCGCTGCGGCACTCCCGTACCTTCCTCCACAGCTTTCCCATAGGGACGAACGCCGGCCAGACGATGCTCGTCAACTGCCTGAACGCGGCAGCCACCGGTGTCGCGGCCCCGCAGTTCACCCCCTTGCGGTTCGCCCGGCTGATCGAGGAGCACACGGTCGGCAGCGTGTTCCTGGTGCCGGCGACCGCCATCGAACTGCTGGCCTCCCCGGCCCTGTCGCGCTGCGACCTGAGCTCGGTCCGGCTGGTCGGCTCCACCGCCGCGGCGCTGCCGCAGCCCGTCGCGCTGCGCCTGTCGCAGGTCTTCGAGGGTGCGCAGATCGTCAACTACTACACCTCCACCGAGGCCGCGCCCGCACAGATCACCCTTCTCTTCGATCCCGGCCGTCCGGGCTCGCCCGGCCTGCCGGCCGCGCTCGACCAGCTGCGGATCACCGACCCTGAGGGCCGCCCCGTTCCCGCCGGCGAGGCCGGTGAGATCTGGCTGCGCTCTCCCGCCTCGCCCCGCTCCTACCTCGGACCGGAGGGAAGCCGCACGGACGTCTTCCAGGGCCGGTGGGTGCGGATGGGCGACCTCGGGATGCTGGACGACGACGGCTACCTCCACCTGCTGGACCGGGAGCGCGATGTGGTGAAGTCCGGGGCGTACAAGGTCTCCACGATCCAGGTGGAGAACGCCCTGCACGCCCATCCCGAGATCGCCGATGCCGCGGCCTTCGGGATCCCGCACCCGGTGCTCGGCAGTGTGGTGGCGGCCGTGGTGGTACCGCGGCACGGCGAGCTGGACGTCCCCGGGCTGCGCTCCTTCCTGCTGGACCGGCTGGCGGCGCACGAGCTCCCGGCCCGGTTCCTCTTCCGCGACTCCCTGCCCCGCAACGAGGGCGGCAAGGTCCTCAAACGCGAACTGCACCGGCTTCTGGACGACGAGGCGATCTCATGA